The following proteins are co-located in the Victivallis lenta genome:
- a CDS encoding sugar-binding protein, protein MRQRKRILLAGCAAAAALTASADSNLVRNGSFERAGGDSVPLEWNFSRSGDVPVTAFSTTPGAEGEKCLRIVNRQTGKKPNRFGLLSQTVSLRPDTDYLFSYKIRGPKETNANWAFGSKWLIRRPVAGASGGGWTQHQFVLRVPADRMEGENLCGVRLITEGPAEFDIDDVRLVPMGDNLLLNGSFDGIPGQLPPGWSYRISGGADVTGAVDAASALTGKTSFKFVNTTPKNANVYGVLTQIVRLQPEIDYVLKVHARGEGQGITLAVGSKWAHRLGLQPLTDKWRTYEMPFRLAKDEVGKDGSTPVVIISEDVAPGVWIDDISVVPKTAPNLGSALWQKNRVYAVDRLPGKFDELKTVPAGLPVFRLPLSSENAADGKMPDAKNFSADVALGYDDAGLILLARVNDDVSLPGAGSDMWQRDSIQIRIDRAAAFAAMSSDTDFEAGFSVGRDGAVQSWCWDGGAQAGKPLPAELAETRVFRTEQGYFLAARLRWELLGDVKKSGKFGFTIVINDSDSATHRTAYFLTPGLHDKKYATQYIQALLDTGSPGVLAKLPSTPSAQILEGRLLLSRAPENAVLTAELSDAAGKKFLRSIADIRGVKPGELVLAPFSLTLDGLAKGNYTVDFKLNGKSVGTAQAVKADLYEQQNELLTELCARLERLKKEFASVYGDRPYAVCVSVPIAVLDRHLPLLRKRLKNASGDGEKLFYAEQAAMTARETADMLDLLEENLNTLRGDGRLPAAWKYQSGTITLENGWPVADAVCEDGRRERRPVIFTGFGHFGDIDRDMTVFPGMGVNVVQIELGPSRLFPREGKNREFEPDYSIVNSRILPMLEKAWKNNNTIALLISPHYHPDWLLKKYPELAAPSGFLKYEVNQPKAREMVREYIAALFGKLKESPYFGAIHSICLTNEPVYTACRPDNPFSRQEFKKYMEKKYGSIAEFNKIAGTGFADCDAMLDAVTGNDSAAKYEFYTFAREAFADWHRLLAEEVKKAVPGMPVHTKIMVFSSPFEYASGVDPELMGDFSEYNGNDNYFYRRGRWIADWDVTAMTHEIQMSAKPMSIANTENHIIPDGETRPVSNDHIYTANFQQFITGASTLATWVWADYQYDFAKQNPSHSFIGNIFLRPGNIAAHCLSGLDGLRLAPEIRKFTDDRPEVALLYSPTATILNSGSYRAETDALYTALCFTGYRPRFLTERQLARGEFGNSRLLYVAGAKNVSRAARLGMKKFTENGGRIALTPGSLAQDEFGRPAAPDFPTEPAAPENAAALTAQIHRSGVAPLPAAVKVAHEDGNSGIFFRMVPDGKGAWLVNLVNYNFEPRRIQLEGAGKWFDLIREADFQPEFELAPLKPQLLRFTPAE, encoded by the coding sequence ATGAGACAACGAAAGAGAATTCTGCTGGCCGGCTGCGCCGCAGCCGCGGCCCTGACCGCTTCGGCCGACTCCAATCTGGTGCGCAACGGTTCGTTCGAACGGGCGGGCGGCGACAGTGTGCCGCTCGAATGGAACTTTTCGCGCAGCGGTGACGTTCCGGTCACCGCGTTTTCCACTACGCCGGGCGCCGAAGGTGAAAAGTGCCTGCGGATCGTGAACCGGCAGACCGGGAAGAAACCCAACCGGTTCGGGCTCCTCAGCCAGACGGTCAGCCTCAGGCCGGATACGGATTACCTTTTCAGCTACAAAATCCGCGGGCCAAAGGAGACGAATGCGAACTGGGCCTTCGGCAGCAAGTGGCTGATCCGCCGGCCGGTCGCCGGAGCCTCCGGCGGCGGCTGGACGCAGCATCAGTTCGTCCTCCGGGTTCCGGCGGACAGGATGGAGGGGGAGAACCTCTGCGGCGTCAGGCTGATCACCGAGGGACCCGCCGAATTCGATATCGACGACGTCAGGCTCGTGCCGATGGGAGACAATCTGCTGCTCAACGGTTCCTTCGACGGCATTCCCGGGCAGCTTCCGCCGGGGTGGTCTTACCGGATTTCCGGCGGCGCCGACGTGACGGGCGCCGTTGACGCGGCATCGGCCCTGACCGGAAAAACGTCATTCAAATTCGTCAATACCACGCCGAAGAATGCGAATGTCTACGGCGTTCTGACCCAGATCGTCCGGCTCCAGCCGGAGATCGATTACGTGCTGAAGGTGCATGCCCGCGGGGAGGGGCAGGGAATCACGCTGGCGGTCGGCAGCAAATGGGCCCACCGCCTCGGACTCCAGCCGCTGACCGACAAGTGGCGCACCTACGAGATGCCGTTCCGGCTTGCGAAGGATGAGGTCGGCAAGGATGGGAGCACTCCGGTCGTCATCATCTCCGAAGACGTTGCACCTGGCGTGTGGATCGACGATATCTCCGTCGTGCCGAAAACCGCGCCGAATCTGGGCTCCGCGCTCTGGCAGAAAAACCGGGTTTACGCCGTGGACCGGCTGCCCGGTAAATTCGACGAACTCAAGACGGTTCCGGCAGGGCTGCCTGTTTTCCGGCTGCCGCTTTCCTCGGAGAACGCCGCCGACGGAAAGATGCCGGACGCGAAAAACTTTTCCGCCGACGTGGCGCTCGGTTACGATGACGCCGGCCTGATTCTGCTGGCCCGGGTGAATGACGATGTCTCGCTGCCGGGAGCAGGGAGCGACATGTGGCAGCGAGACAGCATCCAGATCCGCATCGACCGCGCCGCAGCTTTCGCCGCCATGTCGTCCGACACCGATTTCGAAGCGGGCTTCTCGGTCGGCAGGGACGGCGCCGTTCAGAGCTGGTGCTGGGACGGGGGAGCGCAGGCCGGAAAGCCGCTTCCCGCCGAATTGGCGGAAACCCGTGTTTTTCGCACGGAGCAGGGCTATTTCCTCGCAGCCCGGCTCCGCTGGGAACTCCTCGGCGACGTGAAGAAAAGCGGAAAATTCGGCTTTACCATCGTCATCAACGACTCGGATTCCGCCACACACCGTACCGCCTATTTCCTGACGCCGGGGCTGCACGACAAAAAATACGCCACACAGTATATCCAGGCGCTGCTGGATACCGGCAGTCCGGGCGTTCTGGCAAAGCTGCCGTCCACCCCTTCGGCGCAGATTCTGGAAGGCCGGCTGCTGCTTTCGCGGGCTCCGGAGAATGCGGTGCTGACCGCCGAACTCTCCGACGCCGCCGGGAAGAAATTTCTGCGCAGCATTGCCGACATCCGGGGCGTGAAACCGGGCGAACTCGTCCTTGCCCCGTTTTCGCTGACGCTGGACGGGCTCGCCAAAGGCAACTACACGGTTGACTTCAAACTCAACGGCAAGAGCGTCGGCACTGCGCAGGCCGTCAAAGCCGATCTCTATGAACAGCAGAATGAATTGCTGACGGAACTTTGCGCCCGGCTGGAACGGTTGAAGAAAGAGTTCGCATCGGTTTACGGCGACCGCCCGTACGCCGTTTGCGTTTCCGTGCCGATCGCAGTGCTCGACCGTCATCTGCCGTTGCTGCGGAAGCGGTTGAAGAACGCCTCCGGCGACGGTGAAAAACTGTTTTACGCGGAACAGGCCGCGATGACCGCCCGTGAAACCGCAGATATGCTGGACCTTCTCGAAGAGAATCTGAATACGCTCCGCGGCGACGGCAGGCTTCCGGCGGCGTGGAAGTATCAGTCCGGAACGATCACGCTCGAAAACGGGTGGCCTGTGGCCGACGCGGTTTGCGAAGACGGCCGCCGGGAGCGCCGCCCGGTGATCTTCACCGGCTTCGGGCACTTCGGCGACATCGACCGTGACATGACTGTGTTCCCCGGCATGGGAGTCAATGTGGTGCAGATCGAGCTGGGGCCGAGCCGGTTGTTCCCGCGCGAAGGAAAGAATCGTGAATTCGAGCCGGACTATTCCATTGTGAATTCGCGTATTCTTCCGATGCTGGAAAAAGCATGGAAGAACAACAATACGATCGCGCTGCTCATCTCACCTCATTATCATCCCGACTGGCTGCTGAAGAAGTATCCGGAGCTGGCGGCGCCCTCCGGTTTCCTCAAATACGAGGTCAATCAGCCCAAGGCGCGGGAGATGGTCCGGGAGTATATCGCCGCGCTGTTCGGGAAGCTGAAAGAGAGCCCGTATTTCGGTGCGATTCACAGCATCTGCCTTACCAACGAGCCGGTCTATACCGCCTGCCGCCCGGACAATCCGTTCTCCCGGCAGGAGTTCAAAAAGTATATGGAGAAGAAATACGGCTCCATTGCCGAATTCAACAAGATCGCCGGAACCGGGTTCGCCGACTGCGATGCGATGCTCGATGCGGTAACCGGGAACGATTCGGCGGCGAAGTATGAATTCTACACCTTTGCCCGCGAGGCCTTTGCCGACTGGCACCGGCTGCTGGCGGAAGAGGTAAAGAAAGCGGTTCCCGGAATGCCGGTCCACACCAAGATCATGGTGTTCAGCTCCCCGTTCGAATACGCCTCCGGCGTCGATCCCGAGCTGATGGGCGACTTCAGCGAATACAACGGCAACGACAACTACTTTTACCGGCGCGGCCGCTGGATTGCGGACTGGGATGTGACCGCGATGACGCACGAGATCCAGATGTCCGCCAAACCGATGTCGATTGCCAACACCGAGAACCACATCATTCCGGACGGCGAGACGCGCCCGGTGTCGAACGACCACATCTATACGGCGAACTTCCAGCAGTTCATCACCGGCGCGAGTACGCTGGCGACCTGGGTCTGGGCCGATTATCAGTACGATTTTGCGAAGCAGAATCCGTCGCACTCCTTCATCGGAAACATCTTCCTGCGCCCCGGCAACATCGCCGCGCACTGCCTTTCCGGACTCGACGGCCTCCGTCTTGCACCGGAAATCCGGAAGTTCACGGATGATCGGCCGGAGGTGGCGCTTCTCTACTCGCCGACGGCCACCATCCTCAATTCCGGCTCCTATCGTGCTGAAACCGACGCACTCTACACCGCGCTCTGCTTCACCGGCTACCGGCCGCGCTTTCTCACGGAACGGCAGCTCGCCCGCGGCGAATTCGGAAACAGCAGGCTGCTCTATGTGGCCGGAGCGAAAAACGTCTCCCGCGCCGCGCGGCTGGGGATGAAGAAGTTCACGGAGAACGGCGGCCGGATCGCGCTTACACCGGGCAGCCTGGCGCAGGATGAGTTCGGCCGGCCGGCCGCGCCGGATTTCCCGACGGAGCCGGCGGCGCCTGAAAATGCCGCGGCGTTAACGGCGCAGATTCACCGCAGCGGCGTCGCACCGCTACCGGCCGCTGTGAAGGTGGCGCACGAGGACGGCAACAGCGGCATCTTCTTCCGGATGGTTCCGGACGGAAAAGGAGCGTGGCTGGTCAATCTGGTCAACTACAATTTCGAACCGCGCCGGATTCAGCTGGAAGGCGCCGGGAAATGGTTCGATCTGATCCGGGAAGCGGACTTCCAGCCCGAATTCGAGCTTGCCCCGCTGAAACCGCAACTGCTGCGTTTCACTCCGGCCGAGTGA